CGCGCAGGTCGGTGCTGCCGGAGTGCGGGAAGTTGTTGAAGGTCTGGAAAACCGACTCGCTGATCACCAGCGTCTTGATCATGTCGGTGCCGAGCGCGATCAGGGACTGCTCGAGGCCGACCGCGCGGCTGGCGCGATGATAGGCCGAGCTGTTGGCGACCGCGAGGATCTTGCTGGTCATGCCGGCGTCGTTCGAGATCAGCGCCGCCAGTTCGGCCATGCCCAGGTCGTCGGCCTGCAAGTGCTCGATCAACTTGATGAGTATCTGCGGCATTGCCGGCAGACGGGCAATCAATAGCCGATTGCGAATATCATGGTCTGATTGATGCATTATCTCAGCACAGCCGCCAATGTCTTAGGTTTCCAGGTGGCGCCTTCCGAGAAAGCGGCCACGACGTTTTTATTGTCGAAACATCGAACAAGGCAATGTTTCGGGCCCTATTCGGGTATTTAATACAACGATCTTAACATATATACACGAAAATTCCATTTGGGAATTTTAAATTCCAAAAAAATTTTCCTGTTTGCCACACTTGTCGGATATTTACTTGGCAACTTGGGCGGAGATCATGCGCCGGTATTGGCGCGACGTCAACCATAACCCCAGCGCGGCAAGGCCAAAGCCCAGCTGTCCCAGCGCCAGCCACAGCACCGAATGCGACAGGAAGGGCGCGATCACGCCGGCCACCAGCGCGCCCGCCAGGGTCACGGCGAACGACTGGCATGAGGCGACGGTGCCGCGGATGTGCGGGAACAGGTCGAGCGTGAGCAGGGTGGCGCCGGGCGCGACGATCGACATGCCGAAGGTGTAGAAGAACATCGGCAGCACCGACCACGGAATCGCCGGCGGGAAGAACAAGTGGTAGCCGACGTTGGCCGCGGCGGCGGCGATCAGGAAGCAGAAGCCGATGCCGATCTGGCGCGCGAAGGTCATGCGCCCCGCCACCCGGTTGGCCACCAGCGCGCCGAGGAAGATGCCGGACACGCTGGGCACGAACAGCCACGCGAACTGGTCGGGGCCGAGGTGCAGGTGTACAGGCAGCATCACGGGCGCCGCGGTGATGAACAGGAACAGGCCGCAGAAATTGAAGGCGACCACGCCGGACTTCATGTGGAACAGCGGCGAGCGGAAGATGGCGCTGTAGTTCTTCGCCACGTAGCCGGGATTGAAGGGCTGGCGCTGGCCAGGCGGCAGCGTTTCGGGCAGGTAGCGCCAGCAGACCGCGAACAGCAGCAGCGAATACACCAGCAGGAACAGGAAGATCACGCGCCAGTCGAGGTACTTGACGATCAGGCCGCCCAGCACCGGCGCGACCGCGGGCGCGATGGAAAAGATCATCGTCACCATCGACAGCAGGCGCGCGGCCGGCGCATCGGAATACAGGTCGCGGATTATCGCGCGTCCCACCACCACGCCGGCGCCCGCCGACACGCCCTGCATGATGCGGAACACCCACAGGTAGTGCACCGAATGCGAAGCGGCGCAGCCAAAGGTGCCGACCGCGAACACCAGCATCGCCACCAGGATCACGTTGCGGCGCCCGAAGGCGTCCGACAGCGCGCCGTGCCACAGCACCATCCCTGCAAACGCCAGCAGGTAGGCCGACAGCGTCTGCTGCATTTCGATCGCGTTGGCGTGCAGGTCGGCCTGAATGTCAGGGAAGGCCGGCAGGTAGGCGTCGATCGCGAACGGGCCGAGCATCGACAGCGCGGCCAGCAGCGCGGCGAGCGCGCCGGCGCCGAGCACCGGCCGCTTGTGGACCGGGGGCAGCGGCACCGGGACCACCGGGTCCTTCGGCAGATTGGACGGCGTCGAAGTCGGCAGCATCGGTCAGGCCTGCTTCGGCTTGGCTTCCTCGCGGCGGTTGTAGCCGGCCACCATGTCGAAGCGGAACAGGCGGCATTCCAGCGCGCCGTTGAAGAACGGCGTCTTGCGCGCTTCCTTCAGGCGCAGCAGCTTCGGCAGCGACAGGTCGGCGGTGAACAGGAACACGGTCCAGCCGGCGAAACGCTGCTTGAGCGTGGTGCCGAGCGCGGAGTAGAACGCCACCGACATCTCGTCGGCCGGCACGGTGCTGTCGCCGCGCACGCCGATCCGCTCGCCGTACGGCGGGTTGGTCAAGAGGATGCCCGGCTGCTCGGTCGGCGGCTTGACTTCCTGCGCCTCGATCTGCTTGAGCGGCACGTCGAACATGATGCCGGCCACCTTCAGGTTATGGCGCGTCATCGCCACCATGTCGCCGGAGATGTCGCTGCCGAAAATGGTCGGCGAGGACGGCAGCGGGTTCGGCTTGATGGCGTTTTTCAGCGCCTGCCATGGCTCGGGCACGAAGCTGTTGAATTTTTCGAAGGCGAAGCTGCGGCGCGCGCCGGGCGGAATGCCCTGCACCATCTGCGCCGCTTCGACGAGGATGGTGCCGGAGCCGCACATCGGATCGAACAGCACCGTGCCAGGCTTCCAGCCCGACACGCGCAGCATGCCGGCGGCGAGATTCTCGCGCAGCGGCGCGTCGCCCGTCTCTTCGCGCCAGCCGCGCTTGAACAGCGCTTCGCCGGAGGTGTCGAGGTAGATCGTGAAGTTGCGCTGGTCGAGGAAGCCGACGATGCGGATGTCCGGCTCCTGCGTGTTGACCGAGGGGCGCTTGTTGAACTGGTCGCGGAAGCGGTCGCACACGGCGTCCTTGATCTTCAGCGTGGTGAATTCGAGGCTCTTCAACGGTGACTTGATCGCGGTGACGTCGACACGAATCGTGTGGTCCACGCCGAACCAGTCTTCCCACGGCTGCTGCAGCGTGAGGTCGTAGATGTCGTTTTCGTTGTCGTAGCTGGAGTGCCCCATGCGCATCAGCACGCGCGAGGCGATGCGCGAGTGCAGGTTGATGCGGTAGGAGTCATGCAAGTGGCCCGAGCAATGCACGCCGCCCGGCACCTGGTTGTGCACCTTCATGGTGGTGCTTTGAAGGGCGATTTCGCCCAGTTCTTCGGCCAGCGCCGCTTCCATGCCGCGCGGGCAAGGACAGAAAAATGATGCCATAAGGTGTACCCTTTATCCGTTAAAAAAGTGAATGTGAAGGGACGGCGCCGCCGCCATCCCAAGGCGGGGTCAGGTCCGGCGGACCTGACCCCATGTTCCATCAAGGCTTCTGCAAAGCCCGTTCCACAAAATCGAGCCGGTCCTGGCCCCAGTAGCCTTCGCCATCGACCACGTACCACGGCGCGCCGAACACGTTGGCGGCCAGCGCGTCGTTGGTGTTGCTGTCGTACTCCGCTTGCACGCCGGCCGTCTGCGCGGACTTGACCAGCATGGCGCCGTCGAAGCCGCAGCTGTTGGCGATTTGCGCCAGCACGGCGTCGTCGGAGATGTTCTTGTCGTCAGCCCACTGCGCGCGCATCACGGCGCTCGCCAGGTCCAGCGCCGCGTCGCCGCCAAGCGCCGTGCGCGCGGCGATGATCAGCTTTGCGGACGGATCGGCCGGCACCGGGAAAAACGCCGGCTGCGCATTGAGCGGGATGTTCAGGTGCTGCGACCAGCGCGCCAGTTCAACCAGCCGGTAGGCCTGGCGCTGCGGCGCGCGCTTGGCG
This window of the Massilia sp. R2A-15 genome carries:
- a CDS encoding class I SAM-dependent RNA methyltransferase produces the protein MEAALAEELGEIALQSTTMKVHNQVPGGVHCSGHLHDSYRINLHSRIASRVLMRMGHSSYDNENDIYDLTLQQPWEDWFGVDHTIRVDVTAIKSPLKSLEFTTLKIKDAVCDRFRDQFNKRPSVNTQEPDIRIVGFLDQRNFTIYLDTSGEALFKRGWREETGDAPLRENLAAGMLRVSGWKPGTVLFDPMCGSGTILVEAAQMVQGIPPGARRSFAFEKFNSFVPEPWQALKNAIKPNPLPSSPTIFGSDISGDMVAMTRHNLKVAGIMFDVPLKQIEAQEVKPPTEQPGILLTNPPYGERIGVRGDSTVPADEMSVAFYSALGTTLKQRFAGWTVFLFTADLSLPKLLRLKEARKTPFFNGALECRLFRFDMVAGYNRREEAKPKQA
- a CDS encoding multidrug effflux MFS transporter, encoding MLPTSTPSNLPKDPVVPVPLPPVHKRPVLGAGALAALLAALSMLGPFAIDAYLPAFPDIQADLHANAIEMQQTLSAYLLAFAGMVLWHGALSDAFGRRNVILVAMLVFAVGTFGCAASHSVHYLWVFRIMQGVSAGAGVVVGRAIIRDLYSDAPAARLLSMVTMIFSIAPAVAPVLGGLIVKYLDWRVIFLFLLVYSLLLFAVCWRYLPETLPPGQRQPFNPGYVAKNYSAIFRSPLFHMKSGVVAFNFCGLFLFITAAPVMLPVHLHLGPDQFAWLFVPSVSGIFLGALVANRVAGRMTFARQIGIGFCFLIAAAAANVGYHLFFPPAIPWSVLPMFFYTFGMSIVAPGATLLTLDLFPHIRGTVASCQSFAVTLAGALVAGVIAPFLSHSVLWLALGQLGFGLAALGLWLTSRQYRRMISAQVAK
- a CDS encoding 2-hydroxychromene-2-carboxylate isomerase, encoding MSKTIQYFLAPQSPWTYLGHERFVAIARAAGARVDVKPFDVGRVFAASGGLPLAKRAPQRQAYRLVELARWSQHLNIPLNAQPAFFPVPADPSAKLIIAARTALGGDAALDLASAVMRAQWADDKNISDDAVLAQIANSCGFDGAMLVKSAQTAGVQAEYDSNTNDALAANVFGAPWYVVDGEGYWGQDRLDFVERALQKP